GCAGACCCTCGGCCTCGATAAGGAAACGCTTGCCCGTGTCGAAATGGAACTGCCCGATGCCAAGGTCGTGCTCACCAAAGAGGGCGCCGACTGGACCGTTGCCGAGCCCAAGGCCGACCTCGAAGCGGATACGACGGCGATCTCGACCCTAACCGGCGCGTTGGCGGGTTGGAAAGCTTCGGACTACACCGATTCGGCGCCTCTCGGGGAACCCGTCCGCCGGATCACCTTCTCTACGAGCGATGGGCAGGCCCACGTGCTTGAGATTGGCGGTCCGTCCCGCTCCATCGACGGCAGTTACGCGCGACTGGACGGCGGCGCCGTCGTAGCCATGACCAAAGGCGATGTCGGGAAAATCCTGGTCGAGCCGAAGAACCTCTACAAGCGCGCGCTGCTCGCGAAAGACGCCGCTGACATCAAGACGATCACTATCGCTCCCGCCGCCGGCGAGCCAATCATCCTTGCGCGAAATGAGAGCAATGTGTGGATGCTTGGGGACGCGGAAGCCAATGCGGACGCGGCGGAAGACGTCGCCGATGCCATCGCGGACCTCCAGGCCGACCAGATCCTGTTTGGCAAGGCGCCTGCCGAATTTGCGCCCCAAGTGACCATCGACGTCACCCTCGAGAGCGGCGAAGGCCATAAGCTGCTGCTCGGCCAGGAGTCCGAGACGGGAAGAGAACTCATGNNNNNNNNNNNNNNNNNNNNNNNNNNNNNNNNNNNNNNNNNNNNNNNNNNNNNNNNNNNNNNNNNNNNNNNNNNNNNNNNNNNNNNNNNNNNNNNNNNNNCAACCGGACAGTCAGTCCCGCCGGAGGCCGCCCCCGCCCAGGGTGTCAACTAGGAGCTGCCCACAGCTGAGAAACGGGACTGCGGAGTCGCTGGAAGACCAGACTCCGATCGTGCGGTCGTGAAGAGCAGTGGGAACCGCTGTTGCGGGTCGTGTGCTTGTCCAGCGAGTGGGATGCATTGGCCCTGCAGCCCCGTAGGGTCAAGCAGGGCCGGTTCGGGCTTCTCGCGCTTCGGGCATCGGCTTCCGGGCTCTTTCGGCGGGTCCGCAACCCCGGAGTTGCCGGGTGTTTTTACACGGAGAGACAATGCCACGCATAAGAACCAGGAAAGGGCCGGCGATCATGTACCGCGAAATGTTCTTTTGCAGTCTGGTGGCATTGGTTGCGACGGCCGCGGTCCCGGCACAAGACGATGTCGAGCTTTCGCGGCGCAATGCCATTGTGCAGGCCATCGAGGAAGCTTCCCCGGCGGTGGTGTCCATCAACGTCGTGGAGACGCGCGAGGAAGTCCCCCCGATGTTCCGCGATTTCTGGGAGTTCTTCGATCTGCCCTCGCCCCGCCACCGTGTCGAGAACCGGCGTGTCGATTCCGTGGGAAGCGGGTTCATAATCGATGCCGAAGGGCATATTCTCACCAACTACCACGTTCTCGAGGGGGCCAGCGGCATCGCCTCCGTGACGTTGTCGGACGGCCGCGACCTCAAGGCTCAAATCGTGGGCGTCGACCCTCGCACCGACCTGGCGCTTCTCAAGGCCGAGGGCGCGAACCTGCCGTTTGCGGCCTTGGGCGAATCCGAAGACCTCTATATCGGCGAGTGGGTCATCGCCATCGGGAACCCCTTCGGACCGCTGATCAGCGATCCCCAACCAACGGTCAGCGTGGGAGTGGTTTCGGCGAAAAACCGCCGTCTGAGCCCCAGCATCGGCGAGGGCGAGCGCCTGTATCAAGACATGATCCAGACCGACGCCGCCATAAACCCGGGCAACAGCGGCGGCCCGCTGGTGAACGCCAAGGGCCGGGTTATCGGCATAAACACCATGATCTTCAGCCAGAGCGGCGGAAGCGTCGGGTTGGGGTTTGCCATTCCCATCGACCGTGCCCGGCGCGTGGTGGCCGAACTCCAACGTTATGGCCGGCGGCGCGACCCCTGGGCGGGGTTCAAGGTCGAGGACGTGGTGGACCTGCATCCCGATTTCGCGCGCCAACAGGGAATCACCATCGACCACGGCTGCCTCGTGGTGAACATCCTGCGCGACTGCCCCGCGTACAAGGCCGGATTGCGCCCGGGCGACGTAATCATCGGCATTGCCGGACACGAAGTGGTCCGCTCGAGCGACATCGATTTCGCCATCTGGGACCATTTCGTGGGGGATGCCATCTCGCTCGAGATCGATCGCCAGGGCGAACGCAAGACGCTGACATTTATCGTGGAAGAACT
Above is a genomic segment from Candidatus Hydrogenedentota bacterium containing:
- a CDS encoding trypsin-like peptidase domain-containing protein; the encoded protein is MPRIRTRKGPAIMYREMFFCSLVALVATAAVPAQDDVELSRRNAIVQAIEEASPAVVSINVVETREEVPPMFRDFWEFFDLPSPRHRVENRRVDSVGSGFIIDAEGHILTNYHVLEGASGIASVTLSDGRDLKAQIVGVDPRTDLALLKAEGANLPFAALGESEDLYIGEWVIAIGNPFGPLISDPQPTVSVGVVSAKNRRLSPSIGEGERLYQDMIQTDAAINPGNSGGPLVNAKGRVIGINTMIFSQSGGSVGLGFAIPIDRARRVVAELQRYGRRRDPWAGFKVEDVVDLHPDFARQQGITIDHGCLVVNILRDCPAYKAGLRPGDVIIGIAGHEVVRSSDIDFAIWDHFVGDAISLEIDRQGERKTLTFIVEELDQ